A region of the Desertifilum tharense IPPAS B-1220 genome:
TCAGAGATGTGGTTTTGTTAGACGCGAATTTAGAACGGGCAAACTTAGAACGCGCGAATCTGGATGGGGCGGATTTACGCCGCGCCAATTTGAGCAATGCTAACCTCCGACGCGCCAATACGCGGGGGGTGAGAACGGATGGGGCTAATTTGAGCGGGGCGGATCTGAGCAATACGGATCTGGCTCGCGATCGCGATCGCCGCACCAGCGATGGCGATTGGCGTTGGGACGATCGCCGCACCAGCGATGGCGATTGGCGCTGGGATGATGGCCGCAGTTCTGACAGCCGCAGCCGAGTTCGCCTGGAGTTTATTTCGGAAACTCGCGATAATGTGCGCGTTGAGATTGTCGGTAATTCGACTCGCCAAACGCTTTCTTTCTCTGGAAACCAAACGCGGCGTTCTTTGGATGTTCCTCCCGGAAATTATGAGTTACGTTTTATTGAAGGGGGGCGCAATCGGGTTTGGCGTTCGGGTTCTTTAGATACGGGACGAGCCAATCGTTTAGCGGTGATCTTTAATCAATCCGCGCAACGGGTTGAAATTGAAGATCCCTCTCGCAGCGGCAGCCGTTAATCAGGGAGAGTTAGCGCGATCGCCCAATTGCAATATTTAATACTATTTTTTTTGGGTTTCTTAACAAGAAACCCCTTTTTTATGGGGAGGTTTTCAGTAAAATCCGAAGTTGAATCTCTTCATTGACTCTAAAACCAATCAGTGCTAAAATTACCCTGGTAAATTAGTACCCAGTCAGCCGAATCAACCCTGTCGATCGTAACGTGCGATCGCGCAGTTTAAAGGAAGAGCGGAGGAACCAAGTGTCCTAAACGGGGCGTATCTCAAATCCAATTAAGGAGTCGATCCTTAAGGAGAGAGGGGGATCTTCCAACCCTAGCCCGTCAGCTAACTTCGTAGGCAATGGAAGAAGATTGAAGAGACAGCATTTTCACAAAAAAATGACCTGCACTCGTCAGCTTCTCTAGACTGAGATTAAACGTGCAACCCTAATTGCCTGACAAAACATGGCTAGGTTAGGTCAAGCTTGAGGCAACCTAACACAACACCCAGAAGAGTTGTCAGTCAACCAGCCGCATCCCTCTGAATGGCTCAAACTCAAGAGAGATTCGATTGACATTTCTTTAGGTGGCTCGGCAGATAGTATACCCGATCGACAAACGTTCTTTCCCAAAAAGATACGCTCGCCGATCGATCTTGCATAATTGACGTAGAAAGGTGCTATGGAAAACTGGTCTTCTCTCGTTGCAACGGTAACGTTCATTAGCGTCATCGTCTTAATCATGACTGAGTGGATGCACCTTACCATTGCAGCTTTTTTAGGTGCATTGCTTCTAGTTTTCACCCATGTCATGACCTTAACAGAGGCCATTGGCTATATCAGTAATAGCTACTCAACCTTAGCACTCTTTTTTGGTGTAATGGTTATTGTAAGAGCCTTTGAGCCGACCAAAATCTTTGAATACCTAGCCACTCAAATTGTTATTTTAGCCCAAGGTCAAGGCAAGCGACTCTTATTAGGAATTGTAGCCATTACAGCCCCAATTTGTGCTGTTTTACCGAATGCAACAACCGTCATGCTGCTAGCACCACTGATTCCGCCAATGGCCGAAGAAATTGGCGTTGATTTTGTGCCCTTGCTCATCTTAATGGTATTTGTCGCCAACAGCGCTGGATTATTAACCCTAGTTGGAGATCCAGCAACTTTTATTGTCGGCGATGCAATTAATATCAGTTTTTCCGACTACTTAACCCGTCTCAGCTTGGGGGGATTGCTCGCTATTATTGCAGTCACCGTCACTCTCCCCTTTGTCTTTCGGCAAATTTGGCATAAAAATTTAGATAACCTGAATAAACTGCCTCATCCTCAAATCAATCACCCGCGAACATTAGCAGTCGGTAGCTTAATTTTTGCCTTCGTTCTGCTCTTTTTCACCATTGGCGAATCTCTCCCCATTCCCATTTCTCCAGCAGCCGTTGCTCTGATGGGGGCTGCTTTAGCGATGCTGCTCGCCCATCACAGTAAAATTGATACCGTCAATCATATTTTGCGCGATTTAGATTGGAGTACGCTGATTTTCTTTATGAGCGTTTTCGTGCTGATTGGCGGGTTAGAAAAAACAGGCGTAATTGCTGGACTTTCTAACGTCCTAGCAGTTATCTTGCAACAAAATATTGCAGTTGGCTCCATTTTGCTGTTGTTTATCGTCGGCTTGCTGTCCAGTTTGGTGCCAAATATTCCTTTAGTGGTTGCAATGGTTCCTTTGCTGAAACAATATCTCGTCAATGTGGGATTAGCCGGATCGGAAATTCTACCTTCTAACTTTTCTGGACAACTTCCACCCGCAGTTTTACCCCTGTTTTATGCCATGATGTTTGGTGCAACTCTAGGGGGGAACGGTACCCTGGTGGGGGCATCTTCTAATATTGTTGCTGCTGGAATTTCTGAATTGCACGGTCGGCGAATTTCATTTAGAACATTTCTCAACTACAGTATTCCCATTGCATCCATTCAGCTTGTTGTGGCGGCTCTCTACGTTACCTTCCGATTTTTGCTCTAGGCTTGCTCTCAAGCATTGCTGGCTCTGCTAAAGTTTGAGAATATCAAATACGGTATTTAAAGCTTAAATTGCAATGACGGCAACTCTCAATCCCAACTCTAGTCTTGGACTGACCTCTCGTTTAGTCAATGGTATCTTAGCCATTAAGCCTCTCGCTGACCTGGCGAAACACCGAGCGCGGACAATGATGATTCAGCGGGCCGAAAAGATTGGCGTACCGTGGCGTCAGCAGGTAGAAACGCTGCGCGCTCATGACTGGGAAGGGGAATTCGCAGCAGTCCAAAATTCTCAATTGCGCTATCCCGATTACTATGTCACCTCTTTCCACGCTTATGACGAAGGAAATCTGAGTTGGGATGCGGCTTTAGAGGTGGAAGTTGCAGCGAAAGCCGTTCATGCGGGAATTTGGAAAGATGCAGGCGCTCAAGGGGATGCAAAACTCCGCCAAAGCTATCACGATTTGCTGCAAGCTCATCTGTCTCAGCCTCCCCAAGATATTCTAGATCTCGGCTGTAGCGTTGGGATGAGTACGTTTGCCCTACAAGCGCTTTATCCCCAAGCCAAGATTACTGGGATTGATTTATCGCCTTATTTTCTATCTGTGGCTCGGTACAGTCAAACTCAGTCCCAACTTCAGGGGATTAACTGGGTTCATGCGGCGGCGGAAAGTACCGGCTTACCGGATGCGTCGTTCGATCTGATCTCGATTTTCTTAATGTGTCACGAACTGCCCCAGTCTGCAACCCGGCAAATTTTCCAAGAAGCGCGGCGCTTGTTGCGTCCTCAAGGGCATCTGGCAATTATGGATATGAATCCTCAGTCGGAAATTTATGCCAAAATGCCCTCTTATATCTTGACGTTGCTCAAGAGTACGGAACCTTATCTCGATGAGTATTTTACGCTGGATATTGAGGAGATGCTGGTGAGTACGGGTTTCCAGTCTCCTAAGATTATTCCTAATAGTCCGCGCCACCGGACGGTGATTGCTCAGGTTCAAGATGCGTAAAGTTTAGTAAACTTTTTGGCGTAACTTGCATAAAAACAGGGCTTTTTTACCGATATAAGGATGGCAGCTTATTAATTGCCAATAGACCGAACTGAACGAAGTGGAGATCGGTATAGTTCGGATCTGAAGCTAGCAACCGGATAGAAGGGTGATGTAGGCGATGCATCGCCCTTCTTTTTAGCAGAACAGAAAAAAGTAGCCCTAGGGCTACTTTTTCAGGAGAAATTCAGCAGAATTCAGCCGCTTACGAGGCAACTTTCGCCGCTGTGCGGGGTCTGGTGCGGGCTGATTTGAGGGGTGAGAGTTCTGGCACTTGCATTAACAGAACGACGAGGGGATTGCTTTGCAGTTCGCGACGAATGAGTTTGTTCAATTCTAATTCGAGAATGGCTTTGAGTTTATCCCAGTCGATATCGCGATCGCCATTGGCAAAGTTTGCCGAAAAGTCGGGCGCGCGATCGCTCAAAATGGTTTCAATGACTTTGGTAATCATGGCTTGCAGTTGCGCTTTCTCCACTGAAGTCACCACCCCGCGCAGGTGGACTTCGGGTGTCGCCACTAACTGACATTCCCAGTTCACGGTGGCTGCAACGGTCACAACGCCATCTTCGGCTAACTGCTGGCGTTCCTTGAGAATATTGTCGTGGAGAATGCCGGAGCTATCCACTAATTCAATCCCAGATTGGACTTTCCCAGCAACTTGAATGGAGTTTTCCGTCAGTTCAATAATGTCGCCATTATCGATAATCACCATATTTTCTGGCGGGACGCCCATATTTTTCGCGGTTTCGGCGTGTTTTACCAGCATCCGGTGTTCGCCGTGGACGGGGACAAAAAACTTCGGCCGCGTTAAGGCGATCATCAATTTCTGGTCTTCTTGACAGCCGTGTCCGGAAACGTGAATGCCTTTATCTCGACCATAAATCACATTCGCACCTTGGATCATCAGTTTGTCGATGGTGTTAACCACGCTGATGGTGTTCCCCGGAATGGGGTTAGCGGAGAAGACAACGGTATCTCCGGGGCGAATTTGCACCTGACGGTGTTCTTTGTTGGCGATCCGCGTCAAGGCTGACAGGGGTTCGCCTTGCGATCCGGTGGTGAGGATCAGGACTTTCTCGTTGGGGAGATGGCGAATGGTATGGAGGGGTTGGATTAAGTCGTCGTCATACTTGACATAACCCAAGTTTCGGGCAATGGCGATCACATTCAGCATGGAGCGTCCCAAGACTGTCACCACGCGGTTATGTTTTTTCGCCAAGCTCAAAATGATGTTGAGGCGATGTACCGAGGAGGCAAAGGTTGTCACCAGCAACCGACCGGGCGCTTGGGAAAACACGCGGTCTAAGTTGGGATAGACTGAGCTTTCGGAGGCGGTATACCCCGGAACTTCGGAGTTGGTGGAGTCGCTAATTAAACAAAGG
Encoded here:
- a CDS encoding ribonuclease J; translation: MTKSVNQSKLKIIPLGGLHEIGKNTCIFEYEDEMILLDAGLGFPTDGMHGVNIVLPDMTYLRENRDRIKGMIVTHGHEDHIGGIAYHLKQFEIPVIYGPRLAMALLERKLEEAGVADRTELRTVSPRDLVRVGSSFFAEFIRNTHSMADSFTVALHTPLGVVIHTGDFKIDHTPVDGERFDLQKLAEHGEKGVLCLISDSTNSEVPGYTASESSVYPNLDRVFSQAPGRLLVTTFASSVHRLNIILSLAKKHNRVVTVLGRSMLNVIAIARNLGYVKYDDDLIQPLHTIRHLPNEKVLILTTGSQGEPLSALTRIANKEHRQVQIRPGDTVVFSANPIPGNTISVVNTIDKLMIQGANVIYGRDKGIHVSGHGCQEDQKLMIALTRPKFFVPVHGEHRMLVKHAETAKNMGVPPENMVIIDNGDIIELTENSIQVAGKVQSGIELVDSSGILHDNILKERQQLAEDGVVTVAATVNWECQLVATPEVHLRGVVTSVEKAQLQAMITKVIETILSDRAPDFSANFANGDRDIDWDKLKAILELELNKLIRRELQSNPLVVLLMQVPELSPLKSARTRPRTAAKVAS
- a CDS encoding pentapeptide repeat-containing protein; its protein translation is MKPGILWTTALLLTFGTSTSALAINPDHVKLLLATKACTGCDLRGASFEGMDLRGANLAGANLEDARLRSTNLEGANLAGATLERANLERARLRNVNLTNTTLRRTNLARADLERATLQGARLGDANLPGANLRRADLRSADLRDVVLLDANLERANLERANLDGADLRRANLSNANLRRANTRGVRTDGANLSGADLSNTDLARDRDRRTSDGDWRWDDRRTSDGDWRWDDGRSSDSRSRVRLEFISETRDNVRVEIVGNSTRQTLSFSGNQTRRSLDVPPGNYELRFIEGGRNRVWRSGSLDTGRANRLAVIFNQSAQRVEIEDPSRSGSR
- a CDS encoding ArsB/NhaD family transporter, producing the protein MENWSSLVATVTFISVIVLIMTEWMHLTIAAFLGALLLVFTHVMTLTEAIGYISNSYSTLALFFGVMVIVRAFEPTKIFEYLATQIVILAQGQGKRLLLGIVAITAPICAVLPNATTVMLLAPLIPPMAEEIGVDFVPLLILMVFVANSAGLLTLVGDPATFIVGDAINISFSDYLTRLSLGGLLAIIAVTVTLPFVFRQIWHKNLDNLNKLPHPQINHPRTLAVGSLIFAFVLLFFTIGESLPIPISPAAVALMGAALAMLLAHHSKIDTVNHILRDLDWSTLIFFMSVFVLIGGLEKTGVIAGLSNVLAVILQQNIAVGSILLLFIVGLLSSLVPNIPLVVAMVPLLKQYLVNVGLAGSEILPSNFSGQLPPAVLPLFYAMMFGATLGGNGTLVGASSNIVAAGISELHGRRISFRTFLNYSIPIASIQLVVAALYVTFRFLL
- a CDS encoding class I SAM-dependent methyltransferase, whose translation is MTATLNPNSSLGLTSRLVNGILAIKPLADLAKHRARTMMIQRAEKIGVPWRQQVETLRAHDWEGEFAAVQNSQLRYPDYYVTSFHAYDEGNLSWDAALEVEVAAKAVHAGIWKDAGAQGDAKLRQSYHDLLQAHLSQPPQDILDLGCSVGMSTFALQALYPQAKITGIDLSPYFLSVARYSQTQSQLQGINWVHAAAESTGLPDASFDLISIFLMCHELPQSATRQIFQEARRLLRPQGHLAIMDMNPQSEIYAKMPSYILTLLKSTEPYLDEYFTLDIEEMLVSTGFQSPKIIPNSPRHRTVIAQVQDA